The genomic DNA GCGGGAGCCCAGGCGCCGCGCACCGTGACCGTGGCGCTCTATGCCGACGCGATCAGCCTCGATCCCGAGGATACCAACGACAACCTGTCCCTCTCGGTTGAGCGCGAGGTCTATGATGGCCTCCTCGGGTTCACACCCGACATGAAGCTCAAGCCGGAACTGGCGACCCAATGGGAGGCTTCACCTGACGCAAAGGTCTTCACCTTCCACCTGCGTCGGGGCGTAAAGTTCCAAGACGGCACGCCGCTGAACGCTCAGGCCGTGAAGATCAACTTCGACCGCGCCCGCGACCCCGACCACAAGATCAAGAAGTACAGCCTCTACGAGGAGATCGCGTCGGTGGAGGCGGTGGACGACGCCACCGTGCGGTTTACGTTACGGAAGCCGTTCGGCGCGATGCTCTACAACTTTGCCCACCCCAGCAGCCGGATCATCAGCCCCGCAGCCATCAAGCAGGGTGAAGAGCAGATCGCGCGGCATCCGGTCGGCACCGGCCCATTTAAGTTCGTCAGTTGGGCGCCCGGCCGGGAGATCGTGCTGGAGCGGAACCCAGACTACTGGGAGAGCGGCAAGCCCAGCGTGGACCGGATCGTGTTTCGGCTGGTCCCCGAGGACGCGTCCCGGATGGCGATGCTGTTGAGCGGGGAAGCCCAGTTTGCTTACCCCGTCCCCGGAGTGCAGGTCGACGTCGTGTCCAAGGCCGCGGGTGTGTCGGTCGACAAGCGCTGGAGCATCTATGCGTACTATCTCGCTATGAACACCCAGCACGTCCCCTTTAATACCCGAGCGGTCCGCCAGGCGATGAATTACGGGATCGACAAAGAGGCTCTGATCAAGGTCGTGCTGCGTGGGTATGGCCGGGTGCTGGACGCCCCGATCACTCCAGGAGTGGCCGGGTACAGCGCCGTCCAGGGCGGCGGATGGCCGTACGATGTGGGGAAAGCCAAGCAGCTCCTTTCCGAGGGAGGCTTCCCGCAGGGCTTCACGACGATCCTATGGACGAGCACCCAGACCGAAAGCATCCGGATCGGCGAAGCAGTCCAGCAGATGCTCGCCAAGATCGGCGTGAAAGTCAACCTCCAACCGATGGAAGCCGGGCTCCTTACCGCCGTGCGGTACAAGCCGTTCGTGGAAAACCAATCGCAGCTCAACTTGGCCGGGTGGTCGCCGTCTACAGGTGATGCGGACTGGGGGCTCAGGCCGCACTTCGACGGTGCGTCCTGGCCGCCGACCCTGTTTAACATCGCGTTCTACAAGAACCCCAAAGTCGACGCGCTTCTCCATGACGCCCTCGACACCGCCGACCAGACACGGCGAACCAAGGACTACGCTCAAGCGATGCGGATCATTTGGGACGATGCCCCCTGGGTCTTCCTGTACAATAGCCAGATCCTGGCTGGGGTCCGGAGTAGTGTGGGCGATGTCTATGCGCTTCCGGACGGAACGGTGGACCTGCGGACGGCGAACCTGACGGGCAAATAGCGGATCAGGTCGCAGGGGGGCGCCGCCAGTGTTCCGGTATGCCCGGCGGCGGCTGTGGCAGATGATCCCGATTCTCTTGGGGGTCTCGCTCGGAGCGTTCGCCTTCAATCACGCCATCCCGGGGGATCCGGCGAGACTGCTGGCCGGTCCCGATGCGAGTGCGGCCGACGTCGCAGCCGTCCGAGCTCAACTGGGCCTCAATCAGCCGCTCCCCGTTCAATACCTCTATTTCCTGAAGAACGCCCTGGCCGGCAACTTTGGACGCTCCTACCGCAGTCGCGAACCGGTCAC from bacterium includes the following:
- a CDS encoding glutathione ABC transporter substrate-binding protein gives rise to the protein MLERMLSLLLALVAAGWLVALPGGTPAGAQAPRTVTVALYADAISLDPEDTNDNLSLSVEREVYDGLLGFTPDMKLKPELATQWEASPDAKVFTFHLRRGVKFQDGTPLNAQAVKINFDRARDPDHKIKKYSLYEEIASVEAVDDATVRFTLRKPFGAMLYNFAHPSSRIISPAAIKQGEEQIARHPVGTGPFKFVSWAPGREIVLERNPDYWESGKPSVDRIVFRLVPEDASRMAMLLSGEAQFAYPVPGVQVDVVSKAAGVSVDKRWSIYAYYLAMNTQHVPFNTRAVRQAMNYGIDKEALIKVVLRGYGRVLDAPITPGVAGYSAVQGGGWPYDVGKAKQLLSEGGFPQGFTTILWTSTQTESIRIGEAVQQMLAKIGVKVNLQPMEAGLLTAVRYKPFVENQSQLNLAGWSPSTGDADWGLRPHFDGASWPPTLFNIAFYKNPKVDALLHDALDTADQTRRTKDYAQAMRIIWDDAPWVFLYNSQILAGVRSSVGDVYALPDGTVDLRTANLTGK